A single Stigmatella aurantiaca DNA region contains:
- a CDS encoding DUF2795 domain-containing protein: MTRARSTAEGRGADAHAPVESSPPASLRKALEGAVFPLSAEQLVHVARENGAPATLLTLLSALPRKPFASLEVVEFSLLDHTPRAAPVEEPSSSG; the protein is encoded by the coding sequence ATGACGCGAGCCCGTTCAACCGCCGAGGGACGTGGAGCCGATGCCCATGCCCCGGTGGAGTCCTCTCCCCCCGCTTCGCTCCGGAAGGCCCTGGAAGGCGCGGTGTTTCCGCTCTCGGCGGAGCAACTGGTTCATGTCGCCCGGGAGAACGGTGCCCCTGCCACCCTCCTCACCCTGCTCAGCGCGCTTCCCCGGAAGCCGTTCGCTTCGCTGGAGGTGGTGGAGTTCTCCTTGTTGGATCACACCCCGCGTGCGGCCCCGGTCGAGGAGCCTTCCTCGTCGGGCTAG
- the pdhA gene encoding pyruvate dehydrogenase (acetyl-transferring) E1 component subunit alpha, giving the protein MASPYSKELLLTMYRKMYLIRRFEERAGQQYGLGKIAGFCHLYIGQEATAVGAIEAIRPDDYMLSAYRDHGQPLARGSDPGMVMAELFGRGTGYSKGKGGSMHIFDIEHHFYGGYGIVGGQIPLAAGMAFASRYRNEDRVTVCYFGDAAANQGAFHETLNMASKWKLPVIYICENNRYGMGTAVGRTSAVPEMYKRAVAYNMRGEPVDGMDCLKMYETVKDAAEYCRAGKGPVLLEANTYRFRGHSMADPANYRTKQEVEDERKNDPIPKIKDFTLKKKLAKEEEFDAIDEEVKAQVDAAVKFADESPEPSLEELWRDTIVEPGEEDVRPRERVLGMKVKWPSYPSGQELKVTWDLEPREQAEKEDKKAGLAR; this is encoded by the coding sequence GTGGCAAGCCCGTACTCGAAAGAACTGCTGTTGACGATGTACCGGAAGATGTACCTCATCCGCCGCTTCGAGGAGCGCGCGGGGCAGCAGTACGGCCTGGGGAAGATCGCCGGTTTCTGCCACCTCTACATCGGCCAGGAAGCCACGGCCGTGGGAGCCATCGAGGCCATCCGTCCGGATGACTACATGCTCTCGGCGTACCGGGACCATGGCCAGCCGCTGGCCCGTGGCTCCGACCCGGGCATGGTGATGGCGGAGTTGTTCGGCCGGGGCACCGGCTACAGCAAGGGCAAGGGCGGCTCGATGCACATCTTCGACATCGAGCACCACTTCTACGGCGGCTACGGCATCGTCGGCGGCCAGATCCCCCTGGCGGCGGGCATGGCCTTCGCCAGCCGCTACCGCAACGAGGACCGCGTCACGGTGTGCTACTTCGGCGACGCCGCGGCCAACCAGGGCGCCTTCCACGAGACGCTCAACATGGCGTCCAAGTGGAAGCTGCCGGTCATCTACATCTGCGAGAACAACCGCTACGGCATGGGCACGGCCGTGGGCCGCACCTCCGCGGTGCCGGAGATGTACAAGCGCGCGGTGGCCTACAACATGCGCGGCGAGCCGGTGGACGGCATGGACTGCCTGAAGATGTACGAGACGGTGAAGGACGCCGCCGAGTACTGCCGCGCCGGCAAGGGCCCCGTGCTGCTGGAGGCCAACACCTACCGCTTCCGCGGCCACTCCATGGCCGACCCCGCCAACTACCGCACCAAGCAAGAGGTGGAGGACGAGCGCAAGAACGACCCCATCCCGAAGATCAAGGACTTCACGCTCAAGAAGAAGCTGGCGAAGGAGGAGGAGTTCGACGCCATCGACGAAGAGGTGAAGGCGCAAGTGGATGCGGCGGTGAAGTTCGCCGACGAGTCGCCCGAGCCGAGCCTCGAGGAGCTGTGGCGCGACACCATCGTGGAGCCGGGCGAGGAGGATGTGCGCCCCCGCGAGCGCGTGCTGGGCATGAAGGTGAAGTGGCCCTCGTACCCCTCCGGCCAGGAGCTGAAGGTGACGTGGGATCTCGAGCCGCGTGAGCAGGCCGAGAAGGAAGACAAGAAGGCCGGCCTGGCGCGCTAA
- a CDS encoding sensor histidine kinase, whose amino-acid sequence MTPSDLPAVLYCDDDALNLRVFDANFGQRFRILRCSSPNEALTVLEQRRGDIGVVISDQRMPGMSGVELLERARTLAPDAKRMLVTAYADLQAVVDAVNRGQVTRYFVKPWDRAEMLAALEDALKIARLELKIRQVEGRMMKAERLATLGQVTAGIAHELMGPVGYLSQNVVSLRRDMESIIAYVNKHLEEDPHPAVAETVKDLPALIGDLATGTEHLRQVANGLKAQARGDETEQAAEVSEVVSFAVKLARAEVRDRARLTSSGDAMRVLFGPVKLCQVLLNLIVNAAQAMEGVQRTGRIDVRWAQQDRWVTITVADNGCGIPLELQEKVFQPLFTTKPVGIGTGLGLSICKELVTQYGGKLQLTSVPGEGTEINITVLRAPMP is encoded by the coding sequence ATGACCCCCTCTGATCTTCCCGCGGTGCTCTACTGTGATGACGACGCCCTGAACCTCCGGGTGTTCGACGCCAACTTCGGGCAGCGCTTCCGCATCCTGCGTTGCTCGTCGCCCAATGAAGCGCTGACCGTGCTGGAGCAGCGGCGCGGCGACATCGGCGTCGTCATCTCCGACCAGCGGATGCCGGGCATGAGTGGCGTGGAGCTGCTGGAGCGGGCGCGCACGCTGGCCCCGGATGCCAAGCGCATGCTCGTCACGGCCTATGCGGATCTCCAGGCCGTGGTGGACGCTGTCAACCGTGGGCAGGTGACGCGCTACTTCGTCAAGCCGTGGGACCGGGCGGAGATGCTCGCCGCGCTCGAGGACGCCCTGAAGATCGCCCGGCTGGAGCTGAAGATCCGCCAGGTGGAAGGCCGGATGATGAAGGCCGAGCGCCTGGCCACGCTGGGGCAGGTGACGGCCGGCATCGCCCACGAGCTGATGGGGCCGGTGGGCTACCTCTCGCAGAACGTGGTCTCCCTGCGCCGGGACATGGAGTCCATCATCGCCTACGTGAACAAGCACCTGGAGGAGGACCCGCATCCGGCCGTGGCGGAGACGGTGAAGGACTTGCCCGCGCTCATTGGGGACCTCGCCACGGGCACCGAGCACCTGCGGCAGGTGGCCAACGGGTTGAAGGCCCAGGCGCGGGGCGATGAGACGGAGCAGGCGGCGGAGGTGTCCGAGGTGGTGTCCTTCGCGGTGAAGCTCGCTCGCGCGGAGGTGCGGGACCGGGCCCGGCTCACCAGCAGTGGCGACGCGATGCGCGTGCTGTTCGGCCCGGTGAAGCTCTGCCAGGTGCTGCTCAACCTCATCGTGAACGCCGCGCAGGCCATGGAGGGCGTCCAGCGCACCGGCCGCATCGACGTGCGGTGGGCGCAGCAGGACCGCTGGGTCACCATCACCGTCGCGGACAACGGGTGCGGCATTCCGCTGGAGCTCCAGGAGAAGGTCTTCCAGCCGCTCTTCACCACCAAGCCCGTGGGCATTGGCACCGGGCTGGGGCTGTCCATCTGCAAGGAGCTGGTCACGCAGTACGGCGGCAAGCTCCAGCTCACCTCCGTGCCGGGCGAGGGCACGGAGATCAACATCACGGTCCTCCGGGCGCCGATGCCTTGA
- a CDS encoding response regulator — MDLPFEIEEEEEQGGGGTLASTVLLVDDELVVLDICTRLLSREPDLLITQATSAEEALPLLRAQRFDVLVTDKNLPQMSGIELIAAARQLQPSLEAMMITGYASSESVIAAFAAGASDYILKPFDDLRVLRAKVRAALERRTERIRGREQARHVARQASALILAGKDAPEPAHQALEDELRNYEQAVQNGAMSGHVAVVGSTEAVELLRAEGFEVASFPPTPAALESADVVILETGEPQWRVLAEHLQSRTPDLLLLSSPQADLADLLEAISLRLDLVGFGASSTTQGLPDRLRMVLLRRCIQRAQDRLATALGAFHQSIPGR; from the coding sequence ATGGATTTGCCGTTCGAAATCGAGGAGGAGGAGGAGCAAGGTGGCGGCGGGACGCTCGCTTCGACCGTTTTGCTGGTGGACGACGAGCTCGTGGTGCTGGACATCTGCACCCGGCTGCTGTCGCGCGAGCCGGACCTGCTGATCACCCAAGCCACCAGTGCCGAGGAAGCGCTGCCCCTGCTGCGGGCCCAGCGCTTCGATGTGCTGGTGACGGACAAGAACCTGCCCCAGATGAGCGGCATCGAGCTCATCGCCGCGGCCCGGCAGCTGCAGCCGTCCCTCGAGGCGATGATGATCACCGGCTACGCCAGCTCGGAGTCCGTCATCGCCGCCTTCGCCGCGGGGGCCAGCGACTACATTCTCAAGCCCTTCGATGACCTCCGGGTGCTGCGCGCCAAGGTGCGCGCCGCGCTGGAGCGCCGCACCGAGCGCATCCGCGGCCGGGAGCAGGCCCGTCACGTGGCCCGGCAGGCCTCGGCGCTCATCCTCGCCGGGAAGGATGCTCCGGAGCCGGCGCACCAGGCGCTGGAGGACGAGCTGCGCAACTACGAGCAGGCCGTGCAGAACGGCGCCATGAGCGGGCACGTGGCCGTGGTGGGCAGCACCGAGGCCGTGGAGTTGCTGCGCGCCGAAGGGTTCGAGGTGGCGAGCTTTCCGCCCACGCCCGCGGCCCTGGAGAGCGCCGACGTTGTCATCCTGGAGACGGGCGAGCCCCAGTGGCGGGTGCTGGCCGAGCACCTCCAGTCCCGCACGCCGGACCTGCTGCTGCTCTCCAGCCCCCAGGCGGATCTCGCCGACCTGCTGGAGGCCATCAGCCTGCGGTTGGACCTGGTGGGCTTCGGCGCTTCCTCCACGACGCAGGGCCTGCCGGACCGGCTGCGGATGGTGCTGCTGCGCCGCTGCATCCAGCGCGCGCAGGACCGGCTCGCCACCGCCCTGGGCGCCTTTCACCAGAGCATTCCAGGCCGCTGA
- a CDS encoding myxosortase-dependent metalloprotease, MXAN_2677/MXAN_2678 family, which yields MKIAALLLSLSLGQSLDPYVRSRVEAGDRSTQCLFWSVPRITWHQSTPGNPETLPAGSEFDAVRRSFQSWQDVFSSCGNIAFEEGPRVGDRDVGYVLRGDNRNLVLFRARQCTVGSVVPADDGCWEDDSCGNVYDCWSNGNETIAVTLTTYDENTGIIYDSDIELNSAAFTFTTADGPRCAPNVTQGCVATDIQNTMTHEIGHLVGLDHTDALNSTMNPRAPPGETSKRTIDAGSRSFVCEAYPKGGVSQNCVHLTTDPTLGRKAADGAGGCASAGAGAWLPALAGWALMRRVRRRKDLRA from the coding sequence GTGAAGATCGCCGCGCTGCTGCTGAGCCTGTCGCTGGGGCAGAGCCTGGACCCCTACGTGCGCAGCCGGGTCGAGGCCGGAGACCGGTCGACCCAGTGCCTGTTCTGGTCGGTGCCCCGCATCACCTGGCACCAGAGCACCCCGGGCAACCCGGAGACGCTGCCCGCGGGCTCCGAGTTCGATGCGGTCCGCCGCTCGTTCCAGAGCTGGCAGGACGTCTTCTCCTCGTGCGGCAACATCGCCTTCGAGGAGGGGCCGCGGGTGGGAGATCGCGACGTCGGCTACGTGCTCCGGGGGGACAACCGCAACCTCGTGCTCTTCCGCGCGCGCCAGTGCACGGTGGGCAGCGTGGTGCCCGCGGATGACGGCTGCTGGGAGGACGACAGCTGCGGCAACGTCTACGACTGCTGGAGCAACGGCAACGAGACCATCGCCGTCACCTTGACGACGTACGACGAGAACACCGGCATCATCTACGACTCGGACATCGAGCTGAACTCGGCCGCCTTCACCTTCACCACGGCCGATGGCCCCCGGTGCGCGCCGAACGTGACGCAAGGCTGTGTGGCCACCGACATCCAGAACACCATGACGCACGAGATTGGCCACCTGGTGGGGCTGGACCACACGGATGCGCTCAACTCGACCATGAACCCGCGGGCGCCTCCGGGGGAGACGTCCAAGCGCACCATCGATGCGGGCTCCCGCTCCTTCGTGTGTGAGGCGTACCCCAAGGGGGGCGTCAGCCAGAACTGCGTCCACCTCACCACGGACCCCACGCTGGGCCGCAAGGCGGCGGACGGGGCCGGGGGCTGTGCCAGCGCGGGCGCCGGGGCGTGGCTTCCCGCGCTCGCGGGGTGGGCCCTGATGCGCCGGGTTCGCCGCCGGAAGGACTTGCGCGCGTGA
- a CDS encoding HAD family hydrolase translates to MSVAFFDLDKTLLAVNSAALWIRHELALGHISRWQALVASVWMTRYHLGFVSVQDALLAAIGHLAGTAVAPILERTNAFYEEQLRPLYRPGALRVLEEHRQAGDRLVLLTSSTGYLSELVARDLRLDAILCNRFEVNAEGLHTGKPLGTVCFGEGKRTCAEDYAREVGASLSACAFYTDSYSDLPVMEVVGRPVAVHPDQRLRREALRRGWPVVDWGVPAGSGPR, encoded by the coding sequence ATGAGTGTCGCGTTTTTCGATCTCGACAAGACGCTGCTCGCGGTGAACTCCGCCGCCTTGTGGATCCGCCACGAGCTGGCCCTGGGCCACATCTCCCGGTGGCAGGCCCTGGTGGCCAGCGTGTGGATGACCCGCTATCACCTGGGCTTCGTGTCCGTGCAGGACGCGCTGCTGGCGGCCATCGGCCACCTGGCGGGCACCGCCGTGGCGCCCATCCTGGAGCGCACCAACGCCTTCTACGAGGAGCAGCTTCGCCCGCTCTACCGCCCCGGGGCGCTTCGCGTGCTGGAAGAGCACCGCCAGGCCGGGGACCGGCTGGTGTTGCTGACCTCCTCCACGGGTTACCTCTCCGAGCTCGTCGCGCGGGACTTGCGCCTGGATGCGATCCTCTGCAACCGCTTCGAGGTGAACGCCGAGGGCCTGCACACCGGCAAGCCCCTGGGCACCGTCTGCTTCGGGGAGGGCAAGCGCACCTGTGCGGAGGACTACGCGCGGGAGGTGGGCGCGTCCCTGTCCGCATGCGCGTTCTACACGGACTCCTACTCGGACCTGCCCGTGATGGAGGTGGTGGGAAGGCCCGTGGCCGTGCACCCCGACCAGCGGCTGCGCCGGGAGGCGCTCCGCAGGGGGTGGCCGGTGGTGGACTGGGGCGTTCCCGCGGGCTCCGGCCCCAGGTGA
- a CDS encoding myxosortase-dependent metalloprotease, MXAN_2677/MXAN_2678 family, with product MRRGLWLVLGVLAAAPAARAQFDYKRTGVPGEPLCLAWPIREYVYHLDPAGNPWTPGATELAALEASFDSWRALAAGCTDYVFTRGPDVANPAVGYDLAHPDQNQNVVTFRQKACYEVVPENDACLEDDSCGNAYGCWEHGFATIALTTTTFSFKTGYALDADIEFNAAQGEGMPGFLFTTVSGPPCMGEFSSGCVIADIQNTMTHEIGHVVGLDHVYSALSTMEATAPAGETHKRIIDAGTGAGFCRTYPRGLPPAPCGEPTVTSKHLSAQSAGTGCGAAPGGWLGGLLLAAWWAKPRRRWDVPGEEDT from the coding sequence GTGAGACGGGGCTTGTGGCTTGTGCTGGGCGTTCTGGCTGCCGCGCCCGCCGCGCGCGCCCAGTTCGACTACAAGCGCACCGGGGTCCCCGGCGAGCCCCTGTGCCTCGCGTGGCCCATCCGGGAGTACGTGTACCACCTGGATCCAGCGGGCAACCCCTGGACGCCGGGGGCCACCGAGCTCGCCGCCCTCGAAGCCTCCTTTGACTCCTGGCGGGCCCTGGCCGCCGGGTGCACGGATTACGTGTTCACGCGGGGGCCCGATGTCGCGAACCCCGCCGTGGGGTACGACCTGGCGCATCCGGACCAGAACCAGAACGTCGTCACCTTCCGGCAGAAGGCCTGCTACGAGGTCGTCCCCGAGAACGATGCCTGCCTGGAGGACGACAGCTGCGGCAACGCCTACGGGTGCTGGGAGCACGGCTTCGCCACCATCGCGCTGACCACCACCACCTTCAGCTTCAAGACTGGCTATGCGCTCGATGCGGACATCGAGTTCAACGCGGCGCAGGGCGAGGGCATGCCGGGGTTTCTCTTCACCACGGTGAGCGGCCCGCCCTGCATGGGCGAGTTCTCCTCCGGGTGCGTCATCGCGGACATCCAGAACACGATGACCCACGAGATCGGCCACGTGGTGGGGCTGGACCACGTGTACTCGGCGCTGTCCACCATGGAGGCAACGGCTCCCGCGGGCGAGACGCACAAGCGCATCATCGATGCGGGCACCGGGGCAGGCTTCTGCCGGACGTACCCGCGCGGACTTCCCCCCGCCCCCTGTGGTGAGCCCACCGTGACGAGCAAGCACCTGTCCGCTCAGAGTGCCGGGACGGGCTGCGGGGCTGCTCCCGGGGGCTGGCTGGGCGGCCTGCTGCTGGCCGCATGGTGGGCGAAACCCCGCCGCCGGTGGGACGTCCCTGGAGAGGAGGACACATGA
- a CDS encoding pyruvate dehydrogenase complex dihydrolipoamide acetyltransferase yields the protein MAKPIQMPALSPTMKEGKLVKWLKKVGDKVSSGDAIAEVETDKSNLEVEAYDDGVLLQILVPEGELAQVGAPIAYVGAKGEKVEAGGKPSAPAAPPKAETPAAPAAAPKAPEAAPASGGDGIPVLMPALSPTMKEGKVVKWLKKVGDKVSSGDAIAEVETDKSNLEVEAYDDGTLTKILVDADQVAQVGAPIAYISGKGGKAAAAPAPAASKPAAPSAAPAAPAPKAEAPAPAAAPRPAQAGGRVRASPLARKMASTQGVDLAAVHGSGPLGRVVKRDIEAALAQGPAAAKKAPEAPARAAAPGSRPAPKTIPISNMRKVISQRMSEVKPGVPHFYLTVDVEMDAAMKIRDEAKALESKVSVNDIIVKAVAVALRRSPKMNVSLQGNNILQFATADVGIAVAIEDGLITPIIKDADQKGLQTISAEARELAERARKKALKPEEYTGGSITVSNLGMYGIDQFVAVINPPQAAIIAVGAVADKAVVRDGQLAVRKILTVTLSGDHRVIDGATGAEYLRELKNLLEHPMRLLF from the coding sequence ATGGCCAAGCCCATTCAGATGCCGGCGCTTTCCCCCACCATGAAGGAGGGGAAGCTCGTCAAGTGGCTGAAGAAGGTGGGGGACAAGGTCTCCTCCGGGGATGCCATCGCCGAGGTGGAGACGGACAAGTCCAACCTCGAGGTGGAGGCGTACGACGACGGGGTCCTGCTGCAGATCCTCGTGCCCGAGGGGGAGCTGGCCCAGGTGGGCGCCCCCATCGCGTATGTGGGGGCCAAGGGCGAGAAGGTCGAGGCGGGTGGCAAGCCCTCCGCGCCCGCGGCGCCCCCCAAGGCCGAGACCCCGGCGGCTCCCGCCGCGGCCCCGAAGGCTCCCGAGGCGGCTCCCGCCTCCGGGGGTGACGGCATCCCCGTGCTCATGCCCGCGCTCTCCCCGACGATGAAGGAGGGCAAGGTCGTCAAGTGGCTGAAGAAGGTGGGAGACAAGGTCTCCTCCGGAGACGCCATCGCCGAGGTGGAGACGGACAAGTCCAACCTCGAGGTGGAGGCCTACGACGACGGGACGCTCACGAAGATCCTCGTGGACGCGGACCAGGTGGCGCAGGTGGGAGCCCCCATCGCGTACATCTCGGGCAAGGGCGGCAAGGCGGCGGCGGCACCGGCTCCCGCGGCGTCCAAGCCCGCGGCGCCCAGTGCGGCTCCTGCCGCGCCCGCTCCGAAGGCCGAGGCTCCGGCCCCGGCGGCGGCGCCTCGTCCGGCTCAGGCCGGAGGCCGCGTTCGCGCGAGCCCGCTGGCCCGGAAGATGGCGAGCACGCAGGGCGTGGATCTGGCCGCGGTTCACGGCTCGGGTCCGCTCGGACGCGTCGTGAAGCGGGACATCGAGGCCGCGCTGGCGCAGGGTCCTGCGGCGGCGAAGAAGGCTCCCGAGGCTCCGGCTCGCGCGGCGGCTCCGGGCAGCCGTCCGGCCCCGAAGACGATCCCCATCTCGAACATGCGCAAGGTCATCTCGCAGCGCATGAGCGAGGTGAAGCCGGGCGTGCCCCACTTCTACCTGACGGTGGACGTGGAGATGGACGCGGCGATGAAGATCCGCGACGAGGCCAAGGCGCTGGAGTCCAAGGTCTCCGTCAACGACATCATCGTGAAGGCGGTGGCCGTCGCCCTGCGCCGCTCTCCGAAGATGAACGTGTCGCTGCAGGGCAACAACATCCTGCAGTTCGCCACGGCGGATGTGGGCATCGCGGTGGCCATCGAGGATGGCCTCATCACGCCCATCATCAAGGACGCGGATCAGAAGGGACTGCAGACCATCTCCGCCGAGGCGCGCGAGCTGGCCGAGCGGGCCCGGAAGAAGGCCCTGAAGCCGGAGGAGTACACCGGCGGGTCCATCACGGTGTCCAACCTGGGCATGTACGGCATCGACCAGTTCGTCGCCGTCATCAACCCGCCGCAGGCCGCCATCATCGCGGTCGGGGCCGTGGCGGACAAGGCGGTGGTGCGTGACGGGCAGCTCGCGGTGAGGAAGATCCTCACGGTGACGCTCTCGGGCGACCACCGGGTCATCGACGGTGCCACGGGCGCCGAGTACCTGCGCGAGCTGAAGAACCTGCTCGAGCACCCGATGCGGCTGCTGTTCTAG
- a CDS encoding pyruvate dehydrogenase complex E1 component subunit beta: MTSRSRKMAELMYREALNQALAEEMERDANVFLIGEEVGRYNGAFKVSQGLLDKFGSARIIDAPISELGFTGMAAGAAMVGLRPVVEMMTWNFAILAMDQIVNNAAKLRHMSGGQLRCPIVFRGPGGAGGRLSSQHSQALEANYAHFPGLKVIAPATPADAKGLLKAAIRDENPVVMIEGERLYAVKGEVPEGEHVVPIGKADVKREGKDVSIITWSRMYYFCEEAAKQLEQEGISVEILDLRTLRPLDEEAILATVRKTNRVVIVEEGWALAGVGASVVDIIQSKAFDDLDAPVARVTGLDVNMSYAANLENATQPDAAKIAAAVKKVLYREGA, from the coding sequence ATTACGAGTCGGAGCCGAAAGATGGCCGAGTTGATGTATCGCGAGGCGCTGAACCAGGCACTCGCCGAGGAGATGGAGCGCGACGCCAACGTCTTCCTGATTGGTGAGGAAGTGGGTCGCTACAACGGGGCCTTCAAGGTGTCCCAGGGGCTGCTGGACAAGTTCGGAAGCGCGCGCATCATCGACGCGCCCATCTCCGAGCTGGGCTTCACCGGCATGGCCGCGGGCGCGGCGATGGTGGGCCTCCGCCCGGTGGTGGAGATGATGACGTGGAACTTCGCCATCCTGGCGATGGACCAGATCGTCAACAACGCGGCCAAGCTGCGGCACATGTCCGGCGGCCAGCTGCGCTGCCCCATCGTGTTCCGCGGGCCGGGTGGCGCGGGTGGCCGCCTGTCCAGCCAGCACAGCCAGGCGCTGGAGGCCAACTACGCCCACTTCCCGGGCCTGAAGGTGATTGCGCCGGCCACGCCCGCGGACGCCAAGGGCCTGCTCAAGGCGGCCATCCGGGACGAGAACCCGGTGGTGATGATCGAGGGCGAGCGCCTCTATGCCGTCAAGGGCGAGGTGCCCGAGGGCGAGCACGTGGTTCCCATCGGCAAGGCCGATGTGAAGCGCGAGGGCAAGGACGTCTCCATCATCACGTGGAGCCGCATGTATTACTTCTGCGAGGAGGCCGCGAAGCAGCTCGAGCAGGAGGGCATCTCCGTGGAGATCCTCGACCTGCGCACGCTGCGTCCGCTGGACGAGGAGGCCATCCTGGCCACCGTCCGGAAGACCAACCGCGTGGTCATCGTGGAAGAGGGCTGGGCGCTGGCCGGTGTGGGCGCCTCCGTGGTGGACATCATCCAGTCCAAGGCCTTCGATGACCTGGATGCGCCCGTCGCGCGCGTCACCGGCCTGGACGTGAACATGTCCTATGCGGCGAACCTGGAGAATGCGACCCAGCCGGACGCCGCGAAGATCGCCGCTGCCGTGAAGAAGGTCCTCTACCGAGAGGGAGCCTGA
- the gltX gene encoding glutamate--tRNA ligase has translation MASPLRVRFAPSPTGYLHIGGARTALFNYLYARRFGGTFILRIEDTDLERSTPESLKAILDGLKWLDIGWDEGPEKEGPHAPYFQTQRLDTYRDHADQLIAAGKAYRCYCTQEEIRERRAQAEKEGRAYKYEGTCRDRKEAPEGRASVVRFKMPSAEGSVSFDDLVLGKITKEYSDLDDWVMLRGDGIPLYNYGCVIDDHLMDITVVSRGQEHVNSTFPQLMLYQALGWEPPRFAHLPLILGPDREKLSKRKHKEADVMLHKANGILPEALLNFVIRLGWSHGNEEVISRPQMTEWFDFKDVGSTSGVWNPDKLLWLNQHYLKTLPPSDIAARLAPFLAQQGQTLAADDVRLERFVLAFRERAKTLVEMATMALPYLKQGVTLDEKAAAKHLAGDSLALLRQVREEAASLSGWEVAALDAVIKTVSERAGVGMGKVAQPVRVAVTGNTTSPGIGETLQLLGKDEALRRLDAALARGPQ, from the coding sequence ATGGCCTCCCCCCTTCGCGTCCGCTTCGCTCCCTCGCCAACCGGCTACCTCCACATCGGTGGTGCCCGGACCGCGCTCTTCAACTACCTCTACGCACGCCGCTTCGGTGGCACCTTCATCCTGCGCATCGAGGACACGGACCTGGAGCGCTCCACGCCCGAGTCGCTGAAGGCCATCCTGGACGGCCTCAAGTGGCTCGACATCGGCTGGGACGAGGGCCCCGAGAAGGAAGGCCCCCACGCGCCCTACTTCCAGACGCAGCGCCTGGACACCTACCGCGACCACGCGGATCAGCTCATCGCCGCGGGCAAGGCCTACCGCTGCTACTGCACCCAGGAGGAGATCCGCGAGCGGCGCGCGCAGGCCGAGAAGGAAGGCCGCGCCTACAAATATGAGGGCACCTGCCGGGACCGCAAGGAGGCCCCCGAGGGCCGCGCTTCCGTCGTGCGCTTCAAGATGCCCTCGGCCGAGGGCTCCGTGTCCTTCGACGACCTGGTGCTGGGGAAAATCACCAAGGAGTACTCGGACCTGGATGACTGGGTCATGCTGCGCGGGGACGGCATCCCCCTCTACAACTACGGCTGCGTCATCGATGACCACCTGATGGACATCACCGTGGTGTCGCGCGGGCAGGAGCACGTCAACTCCACCTTCCCGCAGCTGATGCTCTACCAGGCGCTGGGCTGGGAGCCGCCCCGCTTCGCCCACCTGCCGCTCATCCTGGGCCCGGACCGCGAGAAGCTCTCCAAGCGCAAGCACAAGGAGGCCGACGTGATGTTGCACAAGGCCAACGGCATCCTGCCGGAGGCCCTGCTCAACTTCGTCATCCGCCTGGGCTGGAGCCACGGCAACGAGGAGGTCATCTCGCGCCCGCAGATGACCGAGTGGTTCGACTTCAAGGACGTGGGCTCCACCTCCGGCGTGTGGAACCCGGACAAGCTGCTGTGGCTCAACCAGCACTACCTGAAGACGCTGCCCCCCTCGGACATCGCCGCCCGGCTGGCGCCCTTCCTCGCCCAGCAGGGACAGACGCTCGCCGCCGACGACGTGCGCCTGGAGCGGTTCGTGCTGGCCTTCCGCGAGCGCGCCAAGACGCTGGTGGAGATGGCCACCATGGCCCTACCCTACCTCAAGCAGGGCGTGACGCTGGACGAGAAGGCCGCCGCCAAGCACCTCGCGGGCGACTCGCTGGCGCTCCTGCGCCAGGTCCGGGAGGAGGCTGCCTCCCTGTCCGGCTGGGAGGTGGCCGCCCTGGACGCGGTCATCAAGACCGTGAGCGAGCGGGCCGGCGTGGGCATGGGCAAGGTGGCCCAGCCCGTCCGCGTGGCGGTGACGGGCAACACCACGAGCCCCGGCATCGGCGAGACGCTCCAGTTGCTGGGGAAGGACGAGGCGCTGCGGCGGCTGGATGCCGCACTGGCCCGGGGCCCGCAATAA